The nucleotide sequence CACTTTTTTTTTGTTCAAATTCAATTTGAGAGATAGTTTTTTTTAAATTATCAGAGTGATAAAAATATAGACTGCTAATTCCTAATGCTGAAAAAATAAAAACAAAAAGAAAAGCCTTTAGCATGAGCTTCTTAATGATAATCATTATTTATCTCTCTTTGCTATTACGAAATAATAACTTACATCTAGATTTAAATGCTGTGACCTGTAACCTTTTCCAGATTGTAGGTCAATGATTTTAAATTTAGCTTCTTTTAAGTATTCTCGAATATTATTTTCATCATAAGTTTGTATTGTTATCTTGTCTTTATTGACTTCTTCTTTTGATATATGTTGTGGAAAAGTTATTAGAAGGTATCCTCCAATTTTTAAGATCCTATTACAGTCCTTCAAGTTATTCTGAATATTTAATGCAAATTCTGTAGTTCCTGTAAATATCAGAACATCATAGTAAGAATCATCAGGTATGATTAGACCTTTATTTATATCTATCTTTGATACGCTATCATAAAAAGTACTCTTTCTAGCATCATCTATAAACTTATCTACTAAATCAATACCATGTATAATCAAGCTTTGATTAAATCTTTTTAAAATTTTACCAATGTATCCATCTGCACACGCAATATCCAAAATTTTATCTTTGTTTTTTATTTTAAGTTCAGGTAGTTTATTTTTAATCCGACTTGGAACTCTGTAGTCTAATCTTTTAATAAAACAGGTGTATGATTCATTAAGATTATTGTATAAGTTTTCAATTTTGTTTGTACTAGTTTTTTTTGATGTATTTTTTTTTACTAAAAATCGAAAATAAATAGATTTGTCTGAACACGATTCGTTATTATTATCAGTTAATTCAACTATTCTTAAGTTGTTATACTCTAACATTTGAATCCAAGAAGATAAGGTAGGTAAAGTTTGATATATTTTATATGGTTCACTTGAATTCTGGTAATCAAATTGTAAGTAAAAAGAATTGGGGCCCTTGTTTTCGTCTCTATAAAGCTTCTTAGTGTAATTTACCTTATAATTATTTCTAATTAATACTCCATGTTTTATGGAGGCATCAGAAATGTATAGTGGGTTTTGGACATAAAATAATAAATATCCACCTTCTTTAAGTAATAATGCAATTTTAGATAAACTCTGAAAAATTGGACTCATTTCAGCTATTGCGTTCATTAAGACCATGATTCCTTTAAAGTTATTTTCAAAATTCTTTAATTCATTTAATTTATTTTGAAATAAGTTTTTTTTATAATCTTCGCCATATTGAGAAACTAATTCATTAACAAAGAACTCATTTGGTTCAACCATATAATATGAGGGGTAGTGTTGGGTCACTTCAAGTGCTCTACCAAAACCGGCCCCTAGATCGAGTAACTTTTGTTTATTCGAAAGATTCATTATTTTTTGTATATGATGATAATCAGCGTTAAATTTACGATACTCATTGATTAAAATGTAATTTATAAGTTCTTTATTGTTCATTTTTCATTATACCTACGTTTCAAGTCTGAGAGTTTTAAAGAGAAGACTCCCAATCCAGATGGTGTCAAAGGTTTCCACTCTTTTTTTAAATAATATATACCTTTCTCACTCCCAAGCATCCATAGTGGACAGTCTTTGGCCAGTAAACTGAATATTCTTTCGAAGATAATTTTTTGAGTGTCTATGTTTGAAATTCTTCCCGAGATTCCTAAGAGCTCATCTATAACTTTATTCGAATATTTAGTAAAATTATACTGTTGGTCAGTCATTAAAAATGGACTCAGGTATGCATCTGGTGATAAATAATCCGGGAAATATCCAAATATGGCAGCTTCAAATGATCCATTCTTTAATCTTTCGATCAAATTGTTGATGGGAATGATGTCTATTTTATATTTTTTATCGGAGAGTTTGTAAATATTATCATTAATTTTTTGATTAAATACTGCGGCTGAATTTGCAGCAATAATGTTAACTTTTTGAGTGATATAATTTTTTTCTAAGTTTTCATTTTCAAATCCGTCAAACATACCCCAACCAAATGGCAGTTTATTATTTAGATTTTCCCAGGGATACCCTGATGTCTTTGCAATTTGATTGAAATTTTTTAAAAAGCTACATCGTTTCTTTGAATGTTTGAATTTGTTAGAATTCAGATTTAGATACATAATAATAGCTTGAAAATAATTGTATTTAACTTCACTTAAGTTCTGTGCTATTTTTGGAGATGGCATCCCAAGTGAAAGATCAATGTGTTTATTTACTTTTTCAATGATGAATTCAATTCTTTTAGGTGAATTATTATCATTAGAAAACGGATAATAGTTATTTTGAATAAGCTTGGAGGATTTGGAATTAATACTTTCAATTACATAAGGACCAGTTCCAAAGTATTTATTATTAACTATTTTAGAAATACTGAAATTAAGTCCAGTAATTTTTTTTACAAAAAGATTGCTAGGGTGTTTAAATTTAAATACTAAAGTATATTCGTCTAAAACTTTGATGCCAATATTTTTGTTCGTATCTAAAATGTAATCTTCAAAACCTTCTAACTCATGGAATGCCCATCTATAAATATCTTTATACTCTTTGAATATCCTCAAAAAACTGTCTTTGATTCTCTTAGTGCTTAATTTTTCACCGTCTGAAAATTTTATATTATTAAATATTTTAATTTTTAATGATTTTCCATCTGCAGAGAAAGAATAATGTTCAACTAAACGTGATACGATACTATTATTTGAATTATAGTAGAATAAAGGTTCAAAGACTTGATTAGCAATAAAATATGTCCCTATCTCATATAGTTCTCCTGGTATAATACGATTTGAAAAGCTCTCAACTTGAACCGTAAAGATCTTTGCACTTAAAGAGAATGGGGATGCAGAAAAAATGAGAATTAGGAGTATGTACTTTCTAATAACGCCCTCCTGTTTTTTAATATAATAGAAATAAAAATTAG is from Halobacteriovoraceae bacterium and encodes:
- a CDS encoding class I SAM-dependent methyltransferase — encoded protein: MNNKELINYILINEYRKFNADYHHIQKIMNLSNKQKLLDLGAGFGRALEVTQHYPSYYMVEPNEFFVNELVSQYGEDYKKNLFQNKLNELKNFENNFKGIMVLMNAIAEMSPIFQSLSKIALLLKEGGYLLFYVQNPLYISDASIKHGVLIRNNYKVNYTKKLYRDENKGPNSFYLQFDYQNSSEPYKIYQTLPTLSSWIQMLEYNNLRIVELTDNNNESCSDKSIYFRFLVKKNTSKKTSTNKIENLYNNLNESYTCFIKRLDYRVPSRIKNKLPELKIKNKDKILDIACADGYIGKILKRFNQSLIIHGIDLVDKFIDDARKSTFYDSVSKIDINKGLIIPDDSYYDVLIFTGTTEFALNIQNNLKDCNRILKIGGYLLITFPQHISKEEVNKDKITIQTYDENNIREYLKEAKFKIIDLQSGKGYRSQHLNLDVSYYFVIAKRDK